GGTCTCGACCAGCGCGGTGGCGAGGATGGTGAGCGAGCCACCATTCTCGATGTTGCGCGCCGCGCCGAGGAACCGCTTCGGCGGGTAGAGCGCCGTCGAGTCGATACCACCCGACATGATCCGGCCGGAGGCCGGCGCCGCCAGGTTGTACGACCGGCCCAGCCGGGTCACCGAGTCGAGCAGCACGACCACGTCGTGGCCCAGCTCGACCAGCCGCTTCGCCCGCTCGATGGCGAGCTCGGCGACGGTGGTGTGGTCCTGCGGCGGCCGGTCGAACGTGGCCGCGACGACCTCGCCCTTCACCGAGCGCTGCATGTCGGTGACCTCTTCCGGACGCTCGTCCACCAGCACCACCATCAGGTGGCACTCCGGGTTGTTCCGGGTGATGGCGTTCGCCAGGGCCTGCAGCACCATCGTCTTACCGGCCTTGGGCGGCGAGACGATCAGCGCGCGCTGGCCCTTGCCGATCGGCATGACCAGGTCGATGACCCGGGTGGTGAGGATGTGCGGCTCGGTCTCCAGCCGCAGGCGCTCCTGCGGGTAGAGCGGGGTGAGCTTGTAGAACTCGGGACGCCGGCGGGCCTCCTCGGGCTCCATCCCGTTGATGGTGTCCAGGCGGACCAGCGGGTTGTACTTGTCCCGCCGCTGCTCGCCGTCGCGCGGGGCGGAGCGCACCGCGCCGGTCACCGCGTCGCCGCGGCGCAGGCCGTACTTCTTCACCTGCGACATCGACACGTAGACGTCGTTCGGGCCGGAGAGGTAACCGGTGGTCCGGACGAACGCGTAGTTGTCCAGCACGTCGAGGATGCCGGCCACCGGCACGAGCACCTCGTCGTCGGCGACGTGCGGCTCGCGGCCACCGTCGCGCCGGTTGTCCTCGCGCGGGTTCTCGTCCCGGTCGCGGCCCCGGCGGCGGTCCCGGAAGCGGCTGCGCCGGCTCCGGCGGCCACCCTCGCCGTCGTTGTCGTCGTCATCGTGACCCTGGTCGGCGCGCGGACCGCGGTCGCCGGACCGGTCGTTGCGGTCGTTGCGGTCGTTGTTCCGCTCACCGCGCTCGGCCCGCTCACCGCGCTCGCCACGCTCGGTGCGCTCACCGCGCTCGGTCCGCTCACCGCGCTCGGTCCGCTCACCGCGCTCGGTCCGCTCGACCCGCTCGGTGCGCTCGGTCCGCTCGCCACGCTCGGCACGCTCCCCGCGATCGCCCCGCTCGCCGTCGCGCTGGTTGCGCTGCCGGTCACGGTTCCGCTCGCCGCGCTCGGGGCGGTCGCCCCGCTCGGTGCGCTCGGTGGTGTCGGCCGGGGCGGCCTCGGTGGTCGCGACGGCCGGAGCCGGCGTGACCGCGGCGGCCGGAGCCGGGGCGGTCTCGACGGCCGGTGCGGCGGCTGCCGGGGCGGTCTCGCGCGGCGCCGGCTCACGGACGGCCCGGTCACGGCTGCGCCGGGACGGGCGCTCCGCGGCCGGAGCGGCCTCGGTCGCCGCGGCGGCCGGAGCGGCGGCTGGGGCGGTCTCGGCCGGGGTGGCTGCGGTCTGCGGCTTCTCGGCCGGGGCCGGCTGGGCGGGGGCGGCGGCCGGGGCGGCCTCGGTCCGCGGCCGGGGAGCCGGCTCGGCGGCGGCGGAGCCACCGCTCTGCCGCTCGGTGATCGCGGTGATCAGCTCGCCCTTGCGCATCCGGGCGGTGCCGGAGATGCCCAGGGAGGCGGCGAGGCTCTGCAACTCGGGCAGCAGCATCGCGGACAGCCCGGTGCCGCCTCGGCGGCGCTTCGTGGCGGTCGCGGTGGTGCCGGCGCCGTCAGCGACGTCAGAAACACCCGACGTCACGTCGGTGGTGTCGCTCAATGGATTCCTTCCGTCGGAAAAACCCGAGTCCACCCGGAACTGCAGCCTGGGCCGGGTGCCCTCGGAACCCGCTTCGCAGCAGCGTCGCGGGAGTTTCGTGCAGCACGGCAGCTCGACGGTTTCCCTGCCTGCCGGACTGTGACAGGTAGGTCTCGGCGAGTGCAGCGATCTATGACTGCTGAGCGGCGTAAGCCTTGGTGAGAGCTGAGACGAGCCTGCACGGCCCAGAAATCTCGGGGGTGCGCCGAACCGCAGAGATCGCTTGCTTCGCGGCTGTGCTAGGTCTAGAGCGTAATCAACTCTTGCGACCTGCGGCAACAGGACCCCGCTCGGCGTGTTCCACCATACCCCCTTTCACAACAGCACCGGCACCGTCCACGCCCAGCACCTCGCTGTGCCAGTGCGCGCCCGGGTGGAAATCGCCCGGGACCTCGGTCAATGCCAGCACGGTCGGCCCCGCGCCACTGACCACCGCGGCGACACCCACCGACCGCAGCGCCGCCACCAGGGACGCCGTGCCCGGCATCCCCTCGGCCCGGTAGCCCTGGTGCAGCCGGTCCTCGGTGGCCGGGAACAGCAGGGACGGATCAGTCGTCAGGGCATGGACGAGCAGCGCGGACCGACCGGCGTTGAAGGCGGCGTCCCGGTGCGGCACCTCGGACGGCAGGGCGGCGCGCGCGGTCGCGGTATACCCTCGCTCGGCCGGGACGAAAACCGTCGGGCGTACGCCGTCGGCCGGCGCCAGCCGCACCGCCCGCGCGCCGTCCGGCCCGGTCCAGGCCACCGTGAAGCCACCGAGCAGGCAGGGCGCCACGTTGTCCGGATGGCCCTCGAGGCGCGCGGCGATCCGCAGCGCGGCAGCGTCGTCGATCAGCTCCGTGCCGCCCACGACCAGGCCGCGGGCCAGCTGCACGCCGCCCACGATGGCCGCCGAGGAGCTGCCCATGCCCCGCGCCTGCGGGATCCGGTTGACGCAGGAGACGGCCAGGCCGGCGGGCCGCTCGCCGAGCTCGTCGAAGGTCGCCAGCATGGCCCGCACGACCAGGTGCGTCTCGTCGGCCGGCAGCTCACCGGCACCCTGGCCGCTGACCTCGACGGTGCACCCGGACCCGGTCACCCGGGCGGTCAGGTCGTCGTAACGGGTCAGCGCGAGGCCCAGCGTGTCGAACCCCGGACCCAGGTTGGCGCTGGTGGCCGGGGTGCTGACGGAAACCGGTGCGGTGACGAAGGTCAGGCCCATCGCCACATGCTAGAACTTGATCATCTCAGGGCGACTGCCGCGCCCCGGGTATCTCATTCCCGGCCACCGATCGGCGGGCCAGGCCGCGGGTGGCCAGCCACCAGCCGATCGCGTACCCCACCGTGATCAGGCCGCACACCGCCAGCACCACGGACTGGTCGACGTGGTCGACGACGGCGCTCGCGCCCAGCTGGCTGACCGCGATGGCCAGCGTCGCCAGCATCATGTCGGTGGCGAAGACCCGGCCGCGCAGCCGGTCGGGCACCTCGGCCTGCAGCGCGTAGTTGCTGAGCACCCAGTTGGTGCCGCCGGCGAAGTGCGCGACGAAGACCAGCAGCAGCACCAGCGGGAACCACGGGGCCCAGGCCACCCCCAGGTAGCCGAGACCGTACAGGCTCATCGACAGGGCCAGTCCGGTGAACATCCAGGCCGGGCGGGCCAGCACCGGCCGCATCACGAACGGGCCGACCAGCGCGCCCAGGCCGCGGACCGCGAAGAGCAGCCCGG
This window of the Actinoplanes oblitus genome carries:
- the rho gene encoding transcription termination factor Rho, with the protein product MSDTTDVTSGVSDVADGAGTTATATKRRRGGTGLSAMLLPELQSLAASLGISGTARMRKGELITAITERQSGGSAAAEPAPRPRTEAAPAAAPAQPAPAEKPQTAATPAETAPAAAPAAAATEAAPAAERPSRRSRDRAVREPAPRETAPAAAAPAVETAPAPAAAVTPAPAVATTEAAPADTTERTERGDRPERGERNRDRQRNQRDGERGDRGERAERGERTERTERVERTERGERTERGERTERGERTERGERGERAERGERNNDRNDRNDRSGDRGPRADQGHDDDDNDGEGGRRSRRSRFRDRRRGRDRDENPREDNRRDGGREPHVADDEVLVPVAGILDVLDNYAFVRTTGYLSGPNDVYVSMSQVKKYGLRRGDAVTGAVRSAPRDGEQRRDKYNPLVRLDTINGMEPEEARRRPEFYKLTPLYPQERLRLETEPHILTTRVIDLVMPIGKGQRALIVSPPKAGKTMVLQALANAITRNNPECHLMVVLVDERPEEVTDMQRSVKGEVVAATFDRPPQDHTTVAELAIERAKRLVELGHDVVVLLDSVTRLGRSYNLAAPASGRIMSGGIDSTALYPPKRFLGAARNIENGGSLTILATALVETGSMMDTVIFEEFKGTGNAELKLDRKIADKRVFPAVDVSASGTRKEEILMGKEELAIIHKLRKVLSSLESGAALDLLLDRLKQTRTNIEFLMQIAKSTPGE
- the thrB gene encoding homoserine kinase, which produces MGLTFVTAPVSVSTPATSANLGPGFDTLGLALTRYDDLTARVTGSGCTVEVSGQGAGELPADETHLVVRAMLATFDELGERPAGLAVSCVNRIPQARGMGSSSAAIVGGVQLARGLVVGGTELIDDAAALRIAARLEGHPDNVAPCLLGGFTVAWTGPDGARAVRLAPADGVRPTVFVPAERGYTATARAALPSEVPHRDAAFNAGRSALLVHALTTDPSLLFPATEDRLHQGYRAEGMPGTASLVAALRSVGVAAVVSGAGPTVLALTEVPGDFHPGAHWHSEVLGVDGAGAVVKGGMVEHAERGPVAAGRKS